In one window of Terriglobia bacterium DNA:
- a CDS encoding carboxypeptidase regulatory-like domain-containing protein, with product MKVTEQRKRSTSFWLPLTAVIIIAATAAAFMLVEPFYAASGPSAVATYSHGILRVTIPYQAAHPGAGRLTLEVLDPEDAVLGRAERSVEVFEGKGRWQQEIKLEKPLPLDDLVWDRMRYSFTYTDGSDNKQTATMEGTESISQILRTPVVHILGQQSYLTGGPAAVRVIVTDSKNELIGGRGAVRVELLASSQKPQVLFTGPLNRRGTTEAQFRFPAGLVGTYQLRYAVDTPIGSTEFTQQVRLEDKVSILLTTEKPIYQPGQIIHARALALDRSNHDAAATRKLTFEVEDSRGNKVFKKATATSKFGVASAEFALADEVNLGTYHLRAIMGESEAGPANTAEIAINVEKYVLPKFKVAIDFGGKDSAGKDKKAKRGYRPGDHVTGTVRANYFFGKPVDGAEVTVKASGMDVAQFEVGSVQGKTDAEGAYHFDLRLPSYFAGRPLNNGLARVLVEATVKDSAAHSESRGEPITVSDSPLLVTAIPEGGTLVPNLENQVFILTSYADGTPAVADVRVHAAGNVSVRATTDEGGVAVVRITPGAGTDKIEVEASDKEGNQAQSKVALQTRTGEDQILLRTERAVYRAGDRIDLKVFSTKKRGTAYVDIVKDGQTVLTRDLDIENGQAELTLAATPEMAGTVDFSAYLFGRDARPVGDHRLVFVQPADELKIEAVSDAPVYKPGADARIRFRVTNAKGEGVHAALGLQVVDEAVFALAEKQPGFAKVFFYLEQEVLKPRYEIHSIGMSEIVEPVEKEKADQHDRAARALFSATEIVSANKFETEFGRSVPQTKYAEYAQRYQKRFIAQMGQLTESFSRAYAANPGEKDTAKIINSVARSGGAELRDAWNTPVRIEPVSWARESYFTARSAGPDKQFDTGDDFGMYLEVRRRKVVGHKSSGASAMDLNIEHDRGPFNGRAEISGTAVDQWGGALERAGVKVREGATGRIRMAFANAEGRFSVTGLPPGEYQVEVVSPSGTVTKNFKLEARDRAVLAVCIRQESDGIAVTVNKEMGMLTEIRPGNGRGFGGVFDARGGGERDRMDFAVMKAMPAPMAANAPREQVAVNAAVSTVTVAKDEPASGGARARSYFPEALYINPEIITDDDGRASIVIPMADSITTWRMAMIASTQHGALGSATSSIKVFQDFFVDLDLPVTLTQGDRVSIPVAVYNYSGARGDVHLQLQADDWFGLVDDVAEKNVAVESDRVGGSQFTLEAKRIGKFKLTLSARMKGGAGRADIVVREIEIIPNGREQNLVFNGRLETSVRHEVNFPATSVPDASKIFVRLYPGPLSQVIEGMDSLLRMPGGCFEQTSSSTYPNVLALDYMKRTKKLTPEVHAKAEGFIANGYQRLLTFEVAGGGFSWFGNAPANKILTSYGLMEFSDMSKVHDVDPKLIPRTQQWLAAQQQADGSWKPDTQFINEGATNRYNNDVLRITAYIAWSLENTGFQGPAVEKAKQFIANNMGSKAKPDSYTLAVVANFAADYGKDRDFTRQAMQLLLDARTEKDEQAWWTSEETGVYATGASASVETTGLAVQALLKWGQSSNTARKALAYIAAKKDASGTWGTTQATIMALRALLLATEKGAADVRGTLEVLLNGKPVQKLTLTPENNDLLHQFAFKGESSGANTVEVRFEGKGGLAYQVVGRYFLPWDKQPDSEPLSIEVAYDRTRLAQDDIATATATIKNNLGKPANMVMVDLGIPPGFDLLSEDLQAYQETSAGLKSGRLEKFTQTATQAILYFDSFAPHDTVTLRFRLRAKYPIRARTFQSRVYEYYDPDVNSVARPVQMEVRQR from the coding sequence ATGAAAGTGACCGAACAACGCAAACGCTCAACAAGTTTTTGGCTTCCTTTGACCGCAGTGATCATCATCGCCGCCACGGCCGCGGCCTTCATGCTGGTGGAGCCTTTTTACGCAGCCAGCGGCCCCTCCGCCGTGGCCACCTACTCGCACGGCATTCTGCGCGTGACCATTCCTTACCAGGCCGCGCACCCCGGCGCCGGCCGGCTGACGCTGGAAGTCCTGGACCCCGAAGACGCCGTGCTGGGACGCGCCGAGCGCAGCGTGGAAGTCTTCGAAGGCAAGGGACGCTGGCAGCAGGAGATCAAGCTGGAGAAGCCTCTGCCTCTGGATGATCTGGTCTGGGACCGCATGCGCTACAGCTTTACCTACACTGACGGCAGCGACAACAAGCAAACTGCGACGATGGAAGGCACCGAGTCCATTTCGCAAATCCTGAGGACGCCGGTGGTCCACATTCTTGGCCAGCAGTCTTACTTGACCGGGGGCCCGGCGGCGGTGCGCGTCATTGTTACCGATTCGAAGAATGAACTCATCGGCGGCCGGGGCGCGGTGCGGGTTGAGTTGCTCGCGTCCTCGCAGAAACCGCAAGTGCTCTTTACCGGGCCGCTGAACCGGCGCGGGACCACGGAAGCACAATTCCGTTTTCCCGCCGGACTCGTCGGCACCTACCAACTGCGCTACGCCGTGGACACCCCGATCGGTTCCACCGAATTCACCCAGCAGGTGCGTCTGGAAGATAAGGTTTCAATTCTTCTCACCACGGAAAAGCCCATCTACCAGCCGGGCCAGATCATCCACGCGCGCGCGCTGGCGCTGGACCGGAGCAATCATGACGCTGCGGCCACGCGCAAACTGACCTTTGAGGTGGAAGATTCTCGCGGCAACAAGGTCTTCAAGAAAGCCACAGCGACCAGCAAGTTTGGCGTTGCATCGGCGGAGTTCGCGCTGGCCGACGAAGTCAACCTGGGGACTTATCATCTCCGCGCCATCATGGGCGAATCGGAAGCCGGTCCCGCGAACACGGCGGAGATCGCCATCAACGTTGAGAAATACGTTCTTCCGAAATTCAAAGTGGCAATTGACTTCGGCGGCAAAGATTCCGCCGGTAAGGACAAGAAAGCCAAGCGCGGCTACCGTCCCGGCGACCACGTGACCGGGACCGTTCGCGCCAACTACTTCTTTGGCAAGCCGGTGGATGGCGCTGAAGTCACGGTGAAAGCCTCCGGCATGGACGTTGCGCAGTTCGAAGTCGGGTCCGTGCAGGGCAAGACCGATGCCGAGGGCGCATACCATTTCGACCTGCGGCTGCCTAGCTATTTTGCCGGACGCCCGCTCAACAACGGTCTGGCGCGCGTGCTGGTGGAAGCCACGGTGAAGGACTCAGCGGCCCACTCGGAGAGCCGCGGCGAACCCATCACGGTGAGCGACTCGCCTTTGCTGGTCACGGCGATTCCCGAAGGCGGAACGCTGGTTCCCAACCTGGAAAACCAGGTTTTCATCCTTACTTCTTATGCTGACGGCACGCCCGCCGTCGCTGACGTGAGAGTCCATGCGGCGGGGAACGTCAGCGTGCGCGCAACCACGGACGAAGGCGGAGTTGCGGTGGTCCGCATTACACCCGGCGCGGGAACGGACAAGATCGAAGTGGAAGCATCGGACAAGGAAGGGAACCAGGCGCAGAGCAAAGTCGCGCTGCAGACCCGCACGGGCGAAGACCAGATTCTCTTGCGTACGGAGCGCGCGGTCTATCGCGCCGGCGACCGTATTGATCTCAAGGTCTTTTCCACCAAAAAGCGCGGCACGGCCTACGTGGACATTGTGAAAGACGGGCAAACCGTACTCACTCGCGACCTGGACATTGAAAACGGCCAGGCCGAGCTCACGCTGGCGGCGACGCCGGAGATGGCCGGCACGGTGGACTTCAGCGCTTACCTCTTTGGCCGCGACGCGCGCCCCGTGGGCGACCACCGGCTGGTGTTCGTGCAACCCGCGGACGAACTGAAGATTGAAGCCGTGTCCGATGCTCCGGTCTACAAGCCGGGTGCGGACGCTCGCATTCGCTTCCGCGTAACCAATGCGAAAGGGGAAGGCGTCCATGCGGCGCTGGGATTGCAGGTGGTGGATGAAGCCGTGTTCGCGCTGGCGGAAAAGCAGCCGGGTTTCGCCAAAGTGTTCTTTTATCTGGAACAGGAAGTATTGAAACCGCGCTATGAGATCCACTCCATTGGCATGTCGGAGATCGTGGAGCCGGTGGAAAAGGAAAAAGCTGACCAGCATGACCGTGCCGCCCGCGCGCTGTTCTCCGCCACGGAAATCGTTTCTGCCAACAAGTTTGAAACCGAGTTTGGCCGGAGCGTGCCCCAGACCAAGTACGCGGAGTATGCCCAGCGCTACCAGAAGCGCTTCATCGCGCAGATGGGCCAGCTTACCGAAAGCTTCAGCCGGGCGTATGCCGCCAATCCCGGCGAGAAAGATACGGCCAAGATCATCAACTCAGTCGCCCGCAGCGGTGGCGCAGAACTGCGCGACGCATGGAACACACCAGTGCGCATCGAGCCTGTTTCCTGGGCACGGGAAAGCTATTTCACCGCGCGCAGCGCAGGTCCGGACAAACAATTCGACACGGGAGATGATTTTGGGATGTACCTGGAGGTCCGCCGCAGGAAAGTGGTGGGACATAAGAGCTCAGGCGCCAGCGCGATGGACCTGAACATTGAGCATGATCGGGGCCCGTTCAATGGCCGCGCAGAAATTTCCGGCACAGCGGTTGACCAGTGGGGAGGCGCATTGGAAAGGGCCGGTGTCAAAGTCCGCGAAGGCGCCACCGGCAGAATCCGTATGGCCTTTGCCAATGCGGAAGGGCGTTTCTCGGTGACGGGGTTGCCGCCCGGCGAGTATCAGGTGGAAGTAGTTTCGCCGTCGGGAACCGTGACGAAGAATTTCAAGCTCGAAGCGCGTGACCGCGCTGTGCTGGCTGTCTGCATCCGTCAGGAAAGTGACGGGATCGCGGTGACGGTCAACAAGGAAATGGGGATGCTCACCGAGATCAGGCCGGGCAACGGCCGCGGGTTTGGCGGCGTGTTTGACGCAAGAGGAGGAGGAGAGCGTGATCGCATGGATTTCGCGGTCATGAAGGCCATGCCGGCCCCCATGGCGGCAAACGCTCCCCGTGAGCAGGTCGCGGTCAACGCGGCGGTTAGTACTGTGACGGTCGCCAAGGATGAACCCGCCTCGGGCGGCGCGCGCGCGCGTTCGTACTTCCCAGAGGCGCTGTACATCAATCCGGAAATCATCACGGATGACGACGGCCGCGCCAGCATCGTGATACCCATGGCAGACTCCATCACCACCTGGCGCATGGCGATGATCGCGTCCACGCAGCACGGCGCGCTGGGCAGCGCCACCTCCAGCATCAAGGTGTTCCAGGATTTCTTCGTTGACCTGGACCTGCCGGTCACGCTCACCCAGGGCGACCGCGTTTCGATACCCGTGGCCGTGTACAACTACTCAGGCGCGCGCGGTGACGTCCACTTGCAACTGCAAGCCGATGACTGGTTTGGTCTGGTAGATGACGTAGCGGAGAAGAACGTTGCGGTGGAGTCTGATCGCGTGGGCGGATCGCAGTTCACGCTGGAAGCCAAGCGCATTGGCAAGTTCAAGCTGACGCTCTCCGCCCGCATGAAAGGCGGCGCAGGCCGCGCGGACATCGTGGTGCGCGAGATTGAAATCATTCCCAACGGCCGCGAGCAGAACCTGGTCTTCAACGGGCGTCTGGAAACATCTGTTCGGCATGAAGTGAATTTCCCCGCAACATCCGTCCCGGACGCCAGCAAGATCTTTGTCCGGCTGTATCCGGGGCCGCTCAGCCAGGTGATCGAAGGCATGGACAGCCTGCTGCGCATGCCGGGTGGCTGCTTCGAGCAGACTTCGTCCAGCACCTATCCCAACGTGCTGGCGCTCGACTACATGAAGCGCACCAAGAAGTTGACGCCTGAAGTGCATGCGAAAGCCGAAGGGTTCATCGCCAATGGGTACCAGCGCCTGCTGACCTTTGAAGTGGCCGGCGGCGGGTTCTCATGGTTTGGCAATGCGCCCGCCAACAAAATCCTTACGTCATATGGCTTGATGGAATTCTCTGACATGTCCAAGGTGCATGACGTTGACCCCAAGCTGATACCGCGAACGCAGCAATGGCTGGCCGCCCAGCAGCAGGCTGACGGCAGTTGGAAGCCGGACACGCAGTTCATCAATGAAGGCGCGACAAACCGTTATAACAATGATGTGTTGCGCATCACCGCCTACATCGCGTGGTCGCTGGAGAACACCGGGTTCCAGGGTCCGGCGGTGGAGAAAGCCAAGCAGTTCATCGCCAACAATATGGGATCCAAAGCCAAGCCGGATTCCTATACGCTGGCTGTGGTCGCCAACTTTGCCGCCGACTACGGCAAAGACCGCGACTTCACGCGCCAGGCCATGCAACTCCTGCTGGACGCGCGCACGGAGAAAGACGAGCAAGCCTGGTGGACGTCAGAAGAAACCGGCGTGTACGCGACCGGCGCCAGCGCCAGCGTGGAGACCACCGGCTTGGCCGTGCAGGCCTTGCTCAAGTGGGGACAATCTTCAAACACCGCCCGCAAGGCCCTTGCGTACATTGCCGCGAAGAAAGATGCTTCAGGCACGTGGGGCACAACGCAAGCAACCATCATGGCGCTGCGGGCGCTGCTACTGGCGACGGAGAAGGGTGCGGCCGACGTTCGCGGAACGCTGGAAGTGTTGCTCAACGGCAAGCCGGTGCAGAAACTCACGCTGACGCCGGAGAACAACGATCTACTCCACCAGTTCGCCTTTAAGGGAGAGTCCAGTGGCGCGAACACGGTGGAAGTCCGGTTTGAGGGCAAAGGTGGCTTGGCGTACCAGGTGGTCGGTCGCTACTTCCTGCCTTGGGACAAGCAGCCTGACAGCGAGCCGCTCTCCATTGAAGTTGCGTACGATCGCACGCGGCTTGCGCAGGATGACATCGCCACGGCCACGGCCACCATCAAAAACAACCTGGGCAAGCCAGCCAATATGGTGATGGTTGATCTGGGAATTCCGCCGGGCTTTGATCTGCTCAGCGAAGACCTGCAGGCATACCAGGAGACGAGCGCGGGATTGAAGAGCGGCCGTCTGGAAAAATTCACCCAGACCGCAACGCAGGCGATTCTCTACTTCGACTCCTTCGCCCCGCATGACACGGTCACACTGCGCTTCCGCTTGCGCGCCAAGTATCCGATACGCGCCCGCACGTTTCAGTCGCGCGTCTATGAATACTACGATCCCGACGTGAACTCGGTAGCGCGGCCGGTGCAAATGGAGGTCCGGCAGCGGTAA
- a CDS encoding bifunctional nuclease family protein — MEIEMRIRGLMVDGATNSPIVLLEDLASNRVLPIWVGPYEAQAIAFEIEKHAPPRPMTHDLIKNLLLGLNMPLRKVVVSELKDDTFHAVLWLDNHGEFIAMDSRTSDALALALRLDCPIFVEESVLKSASVSRSEREEEIRRWLGGLSDEDFGRYRM, encoded by the coding sequence TTGGAAATTGAAATGCGAATTCGCGGCCTGATGGTGGATGGCGCTACCAACTCGCCCATTGTTCTGCTGGAAGACTTGGCGAGCAACCGCGTACTGCCCATCTGGGTGGGCCCTTATGAAGCCCAGGCCATTGCTTTTGAAATTGAAAAGCACGCGCCGCCCCGGCCCATGACCCACGATCTGATCAAAAATCTTTTGCTCGGGTTGAACATGCCGCTGCGCAAAGTTGTGGTCAGTGAGTTGAAGGACGATACGTTTCACGCCGTCCTCTGGCTGGACAATCACGGCGAGTTCATCGCCATGGATTCCCGCACCAGTGACGCTCTGGCCCTCGCGCTTCGCCTTGACTGCCCAATCTTTGTCGAAGAAAGCGTTTTGAAATCAGCATCGGTTTCCCGCTCAGAACGTGAAGAGGAGATTCGGCGCTGGCTCGGCGGCCTCAGTGACGAAGACTTCGGCCGTTATCGCATGTAA
- a CDS encoding peptidyl-prolyl cis-trans isomerase → MMSRFVPIVVLLMVTLGNAQHGSLPSSSNPKQPRSSHADSATATVPAGQLQAKLPAGEIGPDFPVITLHGLCPAGKAAESGSCTTTLTRDQFEDVLSAVSLSGQAFTAGAIRNVADTYVQNMILADAAEKAGVDKDPRIQELLKIVRMRTLADAYRHAMEEKYRNPSADEIERYYQANIAKFETARADRLLVPKFDPKSPKEGVEEFQRKAATIAQEIRDRAAKGESMDRLQNEAFMKLGITPPALVPETGLRRRASFPPDIEKDVFALKPGEVTKVESEAGGFVIYRMIDKSVYSLEQAKGEIVRDIYRQKMEVSVKGALQAVETEFNEQYFAPPTAPQPIVKPRAGSAKTPSSRSTVVPPISGKKPVPPSAPAPK, encoded by the coding sequence ATGATGAGCCGATTTGTTCCGATTGTTGTTCTGTTGATGGTCACTCTGGGCAACGCTCAGCACGGCAGTTTGCCGTCTTCATCCAATCCCAAGCAGCCCAGAAGTTCACACGCTGATTCAGCGACGGCCACGGTACCGGCTGGCCAGCTCCAGGCCAAACTGCCTGCGGGCGAAATTGGCCCAGACTTCCCGGTGATCACCCTGCACGGACTGTGTCCGGCCGGCAAAGCGGCGGAATCCGGTTCTTGCACTACCACATTGACGCGCGACCAGTTTGAGGACGTGCTCTCCGCCGTAAGTCTGAGCGGGCAGGCCTTCACCGCCGGGGCCATCCGCAACGTGGCCGATACATACGTTCAGAACATGATCCTGGCGGACGCTGCCGAAAAGGCCGGCGTTGATAAAGATCCCCGGATCCAGGAGCTGTTGAAGATTGTTCGCATGCGCACATTGGCTGACGCCTACCGTCATGCGATGGAAGAGAAGTATCGCAACCCGTCTGCCGATGAGATCGAGAGGTATTACCAGGCCAACATTGCCAAGTTTGAGACCGCCAGAGCGGACCGGCTGCTGGTCCCCAAGTTTGATCCCAAATCGCCCAAAGAGGGTGTTGAGGAATTCCAGAGGAAAGCGGCCACAATCGCGCAAGAGATTCGTGATCGCGCCGCCAAGGGCGAATCCATGGACCGGCTGCAAAATGAGGCCTTCATGAAATTGGGGATCACGCCCCCCGCGCTGGTCCCGGAGACCGGTTTGCGACGCCGGGCTAGTTTTCCTCCAGACATTGAGAAGGACGTTTTCGCTCTCAAGCCCGGCGAGGTCACCAAAGTTGAGAGTGAAGCCGGCGGGTTTGTGATCTATCGCATGATTGATAAGAGCGTTTATTCCCTGGAGCAGGCTAAAGGAGAGATCGTCCGCGATATCTACCGGCAAAAGATGGAAGTCTCCGTCAAAGGCGCGCTGCAGGCGGTGGAGACGGAGTTCAATGAGCAATACTTTGCTCCGCCCACTGCGCCTCAGCCCATCGTGAAACCGCGCGCGGGAAGCGCGAAAACACCGTCGTCGCGCAGCACCGTGGTGCCTCCGATTTCAGGTAAAAAGCCGGTGCCGCCGAGCGCTCCGGCCCCCAAGTAA
- a CDS encoding alpha-amylase, giving the protein MCPVLFEFHISRQARDRYLLEDVLFAFSGNVVFANLTAARDLSQRMNTVRDAANHPERAVHPGQLNAMGLIDEALHAVVAQFREQLDPRVILDALDWFAARLGGDALDRVLLGFAESFPVAAVYRGELRADHWLAGSTQGVTHRAVALEELLLLWLANVNPAFRPFRELFDDGDLSRTTAYPQVANAWREYFSTRPRFGPENQNLVDMLRAPALASPDSLDGQLVFIREKWPIILGDLVQRMLTALDVLKEEQTAVWMRFHPPAQHFGDAQTWGDSSVAAVPQFRQQEHEYERFSPDLEWMPRTVMMAKSAYVWLDQLAKTYKRPIRTLDQVPDEELDVMARRGFNGLWLIGLWERSHASQKIKQLCGNPEAAASAYSLHDYIIADDLGGERAYNDLRNRAWARGIRLASDMVPNHMGIDSRWVVEHPDWFLSLPHAPYPAYSFTGPDVSTDDRVEIKIEDHYFDKTDAAVVFRRVDRATGDTRYIYHGNDGTSYPWNDTAQLNYLKSEVREAVIQAILHVARKFPIIRFDAAMTLAKRHYQRLWFPEPGMGGAIPSRAEHGLTKAQFDAAMPLEFWREVVDRVAAEAPSTLLLAEAFWLMEGYFVRTLGMHRVYNSAFMNMMRDEENANYRAVIKNTLSFDPDVLKRYVNFMNNPDERTAVDQFGKGDKYFGVCTLMATLPGLPMFGHGQIEGYTERYGMEYRRAYHDEAPDSWLVARHEREISPLLRRRYQFAEVENFLLYDFFTDQGTVNEDVFAYTNRFGSERALVVFNNRYSSARGWVRISCSYAEKQADGSKPLKQKTLAESFGLSDDRAMFAACRDALSGLEFLYRARDLAGRGLSLELHAYQCHVFLDWRDLREDSAHPWGRLCDALAGHGVASLEDALRSLQLQPVHLALRALLDSDVLALLATSAHVEERTAGSPPQLAVETASDGGSREKALAVIRERMAVVLSEVQNYVASGAGGAAGIHAPPGWRPDANAAQELLAARIRAAQKLPALCSKAASPWPAEAVAVLPVEKPSPALWASVLAWCAVEAIGSLRDASAPEAAATQLFDAMRLREPLAEAFAACGMEGDSHWRAAARLRASFAHATDTTAAWKWIRDPDVAWAMGVHQFEGSAYLVKEHFERLLWWMSLRTLLDLSGRQLPDPKPLTGLQSEISALLTRISAAGYRVEALEESAPPVAVNVQVPEPGGKP; this is encoded by the coding sequence ATTTGCCCGGTCTTGTTTGAATTCCACATCTCGCGGCAGGCGCGCGACCGCTACCTTCTTGAGGACGTTCTGTTTGCGTTCAGCGGCAACGTAGTATTTGCCAACTTGACGGCCGCCCGCGACCTCAGCCAGCGCATGAACACTGTCCGCGATGCGGCCAACCATCCGGAGCGCGCGGTCCATCCCGGACAGTTGAATGCCATGGGCCTGATTGATGAGGCTCTGCACGCGGTAGTGGCGCAGTTCCGCGAACAGCTTGATCCCCGCGTGATACTCGATGCCCTGGATTGGTTTGCCGCGCGCTTAGGCGGCGATGCACTGGACCGTGTGCTGCTAGGCTTTGCTGAAAGCTTTCCCGTGGCCGCGGTCTATCGCGGAGAACTGCGAGCTGATCATTGGCTGGCCGGATCCACGCAAGGCGTCACGCACCGCGCCGTGGCGCTGGAAGAATTGTTGCTGCTGTGGCTGGCCAATGTGAATCCGGCGTTTCGCCCCTTCCGGGAATTATTTGATGATGGCGATCTTTCCCGCACCACCGCCTATCCGCAGGTGGCCAATGCGTGGCGCGAATATTTTTCCACGCGTCCCCGCTTCGGCCCGGAGAACCAGAACCTGGTGGACATGTTGCGCGCCCCGGCGCTGGCGTCGCCGGATTCGCTGGACGGACAACTGGTTTTCATTCGCGAAAAATGGCCCATCATCCTGGGCGATTTGGTCCAGCGCATGCTCACCGCGCTGGACGTGCTCAAAGAAGAACAGACAGCGGTGTGGATGCGCTTCCATCCGCCGGCACAGCACTTTGGCGATGCGCAAACCTGGGGCGACTCCAGCGTGGCCGCGGTCCCGCAGTTCCGGCAGCAGGAACACGAGTACGAACGCTTCAGCCCTGACCTGGAGTGGATGCCGCGCACGGTCATGATGGCCAAGAGCGCTTATGTGTGGCTAGACCAGTTGGCCAAGACCTACAAACGCCCTATCCGCACGCTGGACCAGGTCCCCGATGAAGAGCTGGACGTAATGGCCCGCCGCGGTTTCAACGGGCTGTGGCTGATCGGCTTGTGGGAGCGCAGCCACGCGTCGCAGAAGATCAAGCAGTTGTGCGGCAATCCTGAGGCCGCTGCATCCGCGTACTCGCTGCACGATTACATCATCGCGGACGACCTGGGCGGCGAGCGGGCTTACAACGATTTGCGCAATCGCGCGTGGGCCCGCGGCATCCGCCTGGCCAGTGATATGGTCCCGAACCATATGGGCATTGATTCGCGATGGGTGGTTGAGCATCCTGACTGGTTCCTGTCCCTGCCGCACGCTCCTTATCCCGCGTACAGTTTTACCGGGCCGGACGTCTCCACCGACGATCGCGTAGAAATAAAGATAGAAGACCATTACTTCGATAAGACGGATGCCGCCGTTGTCTTCCGCCGCGTGGACCGCGCGACCGGCGACACACGCTACATCTATCACGGCAATGACGGCACCAGCTATCCCTGGAATGACACCGCACAGTTGAATTACCTGAAATCTGAAGTGCGCGAAGCGGTGATCCAGGCCATTTTGCACGTGGCGCGCAAGTTCCCCATCATCCGCTTTGATGCCGCCATGACCTTGGCCAAGCGCCACTACCAGCGCTTGTGGTTTCCCGAGCCGGGAATGGGCGGCGCCATCCCTTCGCGCGCGGAGCACGGGCTGACCAAAGCGCAGTTTGATGCCGCCATGCCGCTCGAGTTCTGGCGTGAGGTGGTGGACCGCGTGGCAGCGGAAGCCCCCAGCACGCTGCTGCTGGCCGAAGCTTTCTGGCTGATGGAGGGCTACTTCGTGCGGACGCTGGGCATGCATCGCGTTTACAACAGCGCTTTTATGAACATGATGCGCGACGAAGAGAACGCCAACTACCGCGCGGTCATCAAGAACACGCTCAGCTTTGATCCTGACGTGCTCAAGCGCTACGTCAACTTCATGAACAATCCTGACGAGCGCACCGCGGTGGACCAGTTCGGCAAAGGCGACAAATATTTCGGCGTGTGCACGCTGATGGCAACTCTGCCCGGCCTGCCTATGTTCGGCCACGGTCAAATTGAAGGCTACACTGAGCGCTACGGGATGGAATATCGCCGCGCCTACCACGACGAAGCGCCAGACTCCTGGCTGGTGGCGCGCCATGAGCGGGAAATCTCGCCGCTGTTGCGGCGGCGTTATCAATTTGCCGAGGTGGAAAATTTTCTGCTCTACGATTTTTTCACCGACCAGGGTACGGTGAATGAAGACGTGTTCGCCTACACCAACCGCTTTGGCAGTGAGCGCGCTCTGGTGGTGTTCAACAATCGTTATTCCAGCGCCCGCGGCTGGGTGCGCATCTCTTGTTCGTACGCGGAGAAGCAGGCGGACGGCAGCAAGCCGCTGAAGCAGAAGACGCTGGCCGAGTCGTTTGGTTTGTCCGATGACCGCGCGATGTTCGCTGCGTGCCGCGACGCCCTGAGCGGTCTGGAGTTCCTCTATCGCGCACGCGATCTGGCCGGACGCGGGCTAAGCCTGGAGTTGCACGCGTATCAGTGCCACGTTTTTCTCGACTGGCGTGACTTGCGCGAAGACAGTGCGCATCCCTGGGGGCGGCTCTGCGATGCCCTTGCGGGCCACGGCGTGGCCAGCCTGGAAGACGCGCTGCGGAGTCTTCAACTCCAACCGGTGCACCTTGCATTGCGGGCGCTGCTGGATTCAGACGTCTTGGCGTTGTTGGCGACGTCTGCGCATGTGGAGGAAAGAACTGCCGGGAGCCCGCCGCAGCTGGCGGTCGAAACAGCTTCTGATGGCGGGTCGCGGGAAAAGGCGTTGGCGGTGATTCGCGAACGAATGGCTGTCGTGCTGTCGGAAGTGCAAAACTATGTTGCCAGTGGCGCCGGCGGGGCCGCGGGAATCCATGCGCCGCCGGGATGGCGTCCGGACGCCAACGCTGCGCAGGAATTGCTGGCCGCAAGAATCAGGGCGGCGCAGAAATTGCCGGCGCTGTGCTCTAAGGCCGCCAGTCCGTGGCCCGCGGAAGCTGTCGCGGTGCTTCCCGTGGAAAAGCCTTCGCCTGCATTGTGGGCTTCCGTGCTGGCGTGGTGCGCGGTGGAAGCGATCGGCTCTCTGCGGGATGCGTCGGCGCCTGAAGCTGCCGCCACGCAACTTTTCGACGCCATGCGTCTGCGCGAGCCGCTGGCTGAAGCTTTTGCGGCGTGCGGCATGGAAGGCGACTCGCACTGGCGGGCCGCGGCTCGGCTGCGCGCTTCATTTGCCCACGCTACGGACACTACGGCCGCGTGGAAATGGATTCGCGATCCTGACGTTGCCTGGGCCATGGGCGTGCATCAGTTTGAAGGTTCGGCGTACCTGGTGAAGGAACACTTCGAGCGGCTGCTGTGGTGGATGTCATTGCGCACGCTTCTCGATCTGTCCGGCCGGCAACTGCCGGACCCCAAGCCTTTGACCGGGTTGCAGAGCGAGATCAGCGCGCTTCTAACCCGGATATCCGCAGCCGGATATCGCGTGGAAGCGTTGGAAGAATCTGCGCCGCCGGTCGCTGTGAATGTTCAAGTGCCCGAACCGGGAGGGAAGCCGTAA